A genome region from Triticum aestivum cultivar Chinese Spring chromosome 2B, IWGSC CS RefSeq v2.1, whole genome shotgun sequence includes the following:
- the LOC123045608 gene encoding uncharacterized membrane protein At3g27390 — MGTVKAWVAGKYAEPMGPMHDSLRVAYVVFSFCAAFLLGGVKAVVVGPVAAALMILGNVGVILVLFPAHVWWTIYSLIKTDRINAGLKLAVAIALPVLFGLWLGLGIFGSALVALGYGFFTPWISTFEAFRQESEAKKFVHGIVDGTWGTIKGSCTVVRDFADMCFHSYPVYLKEFRECSQDREPLSIRLLDVPSCILVGLLGLIVDIPLYTVIALIKSPYMLFKGWQRLLHDLISREGPFLEPVCVPIAGLTILFWPLVVVGSVLLAVVSSIFVGLYGAVIVYQEKSFRRGASYVVTMVAEFDEYTNDWLYLREGTVLPKPSYRKRKSSDSAEFSVRPNVSVRGGEHPSSSSEAPAMLVPTLVPARSVREAIQEVKMVQIWENVMKSCEQRGRDLLNLNVITSVDLTEWLRTKDSGNETINLGLPSYDMLCTVLQSIKTGSAGLLLGNGVEVDQQNRPQDLLLDWFFHPVLVLKDQIQVLKMTEQEVKFLEKSTLFVGSSSATASADVWDNGAETPRDPVRTAQIQAISRRMVGIVRSMSKFPTYRRRYRHVVKLLLAYAVEREGSFGSSASGPSVSFEITRLEV; from the exons ATGGGCACGGTGAAGGCGTGGGTGGCGGGCAAGTACGCGGAGCCCATGGGGCCGATGCACGACTCGCTGCGCGTCGCCTACGTGGTCTTCTCCTTCTGCGCCGCCTTCTTGCTCGGCGGCGTCAAAG CGGTGGTGGTCGGCCCGGTGGCGGCGGCGCTGATGATACTGGGGAACGTGGGCGTCATACTCGTGCTCTTCCCGGCGCACGTCTGGTGGACCATCTACTCGCTCATCAA GACGGACCGCATCAACGCGGGCCTGAAGCTGGCGGTGGCCATCGCGCTGCCGGTGCTGTTCGGGCTGTGGCTGGGCCTGGGCATCTTCGGGAGCGCCCTGGTGGCGCTGGGCTACGGCTTCTTCACGCCGTGGATCTCCACCTTCGAGGCGTTCCGGCAGGAGAGCGAGGCCAAGAAGTTCGTGCATGGCATTGTG GACGGGACGTGGGGGACGATCAAGGGCAGCTGCACGGTGGTGAGGGACTTCGCGGACATGTGCTTCCACTCCTACCCCGTTTACCTCAAGGAGTTCCGCGAGTGCTCCCAGGACCGCGAACCCCTCTCCATAAG GCTGCTGGACGTGCCGTCGTGCATACTCGTGGGCCTCCTGGGGTTGATCGTGGACATACCGCTCTACACGGTGATCGCGCTGATCAAGAGCCCCTACATGCTCTTCAAGGGCTGGCAGAGGCTGCTGCACGACCTTATCAGCCGCGAAGGCCCCTTCCTGGAGCCGGTCTGCGTGCCCATCGCCGGCCTCACCATCCTTTTCTGGCCCCTGGTGGTGGTTGGGAGCGTCCTGCTGGCCGTCGTCTCCAGCATTTTCGTGGGTCTGTACGGGGCGGTCATCGTCTACCAG GAGAAGTCGTTCCGGCGGGGGGCTTCGTACGTGGTGACCATGGTCGCCGAGTTTGACGAGTACACCAACGACTGGCTTTACCTTCGCGAAGGCACTGTTCTTCCAAA GCCTTCCTATAGGAAGAGGAAATCGTCCGACTCCGCGGAGTTCTCGGTCCGGCCAAATGTTTCTGTTAGGGGAGGTGAGCACCCTAGTTCATCCAGTGAAGCACCAGCAATGCTGGTTCCGACTTTGGTTCCGGCGAGGTCCGTCAGAGAGGCGATACAAGAGGTCAAAATGGTCCAG ATATGGGAAAACGTTATGAAGTCATGCGAGCAGAGGGGCAGGGATCTACTGAACCTGAATGTCATAACCAGCGTGGACCTGACCGAGTGGCTAAGAACAAAAGACAGTGGCAATGAGACGATAAACCTGGGACTGCCTTCGTATGACATGCTGTGCACCGTCCTGCAGTCGATCAAGACCGGCTCCGCGGGGCTGCTGCTCGGCAACGGCGTCGAGGTCGATCAGCAGAACCGGCCGCAGGACCTGCTGCTGGACTGGTTCTTCCACCCCGTGCTGGTGCTCAAGGACCAGATACAGGTGCTGAAGATGACCGAGCAGGAAGTGAAGTTCCTGGAGAAGTCGACTCTTTTCGTCGGTAGTAGTTCTGCTACTGCCAGTGCGGATGTGTGGGATAATGGCGCCGAGACCCCCCGAGATCCTGTGCGGACCGCGCAGATCCAGGCGATCAGCAGAAG GATGGTGGGGATAGTGAGGAGCATGTCCAAGTTCCCGACGTACCGCAGGCGATACAGGCATGTGGTGAAGCTACTGCTGGCGTACGCGGTGGAGCGGGAAGGCTCGTTCGGGTCGTCGGCGTCGGGTCCGTCGGTCTCCTTCGAAATCACACGCCTCGAAGTGTAG